The following coding sequences are from one Vallitalea longa window:
- a CDS encoding NAD(P)H-hydrate dehydratase, which yields MKVVSSSEMREIDRYTIQELGIPGIVLMENAAMSVVSETISTIRESRKVVICCGIGNNGGDGLAIGRILSCNHINVSIAVIGDSNKIKGDAKINYDVAKKLNIDIHEYNSQEEMNDFVTLVNGCDVIYDAIFGTGLSREVTDRYYEAIDAINHTNAYKIAVDIPSGINADDGHVLGIAVDADKTVTFCLPKLGLLLYPGASNVGELVVGDIGIPYVSVERIKSNTSIMDDNLAKHFMPNRVKMSHKGTYGKVLIIAGTKKMTGAAVLTSSAAYRTGAGLVKTFIEESVSSIITSSLPEAIIETYNRDDDNLSFEDKSKLLEMLLWADTIAIGPGLGNDSITKEILEVVINNFNKNIVIDADGINALSKDIHVLKNKKGNIIVTPHLGEMSRLTNMDIERISNNTVEVAQVFSKQHKVICVLKSARTVISSPNGMTNINIYGNPGMATAGSGDVLTGIIVSLLGQGLDVFDAAILGTYIHSKAGDRAKESVGEHGLLANDIIDSIPYVIKSSLSE from the coding sequence ATGAAAGTTGTCAGTAGTAGTGAAATGAGAGAAATCGATAGATATACAATACAAGAACTAGGTATTCCAGGTATTGTGTTAATGGAAAATGCTGCTATGTCTGTTGTCAGTGAAACTATAAGTACCATAAGGGAAAGTAGAAAAGTTGTTATCTGTTGTGGTATAGGCAATAATGGTGGGGATGGACTTGCGATTGGAAGAATATTGAGCTGTAACCATATAAATGTATCAATAGCTGTAATAGGTGATTCTAATAAAATAAAAGGTGATGCCAAGATAAATTATGATGTTGCCAAGAAGCTTAATATTGATATACATGAATATAATAGCCAAGAAGAGATGAATGATTTCGTGACTTTAGTAAATGGTTGTGATGTTATCTATGATGCTATTTTCGGAACTGGTTTATCCAGAGAAGTTACAGATAGATATTATGAAGCCATTGATGCGATAAATCATACCAATGCTTATAAAATAGCTGTTGATATACCTTCTGGTATAAATGCAGATGACGGACATGTCTTAGGCATTGCTGTTGATGCTGATAAAACAGTAACGTTCTGTTTGCCAAAATTAGGGCTGTTATTATATCCTGGTGCGAGTAATGTAGGTGAACTGGTAGTTGGAGATATAGGTATCCCATATGTGTCGGTTGAGAGAATAAAATCAAATACATCAATAATGGATGATAATTTGGCGAAACATTTTATGCCTAATAGGGTTAAGATGTCTCATAAAGGGACTTATGGTAAAGTATTGATTATTGCGGGAACCAAGAAGATGACAGGTGCCGCTGTTCTAACGTCTAGTGCTGCATATAGAACAGGAGCAGGATTGGTTAAAACATTTATCGAAGAATCAGTATCGAGTATCATTACATCAAGTCTTCCTGAGGCTATTATTGAGACTTATAACAGAGATGATGATAATCTATCTTTTGAAGATAAGAGTAAATTACTGGAGATGTTGTTATGGGCGGACACTATTGCAATTGGACCAGGTCTTGGAAATGATAGTATCACAAAAGAAATACTTGAAGTGGTTATCAATAATTTCAATAAAAATATAGTTATTGATGCAGATGGAATAAATGCATTATCAAAAGACATACACGTTCTGAAAAACAAGAAAGGTAACATAATAGTTACCCCACATCTAGGTGAGATGTCTAGATTAACCAATATGGATATCGAGAGAATTTCAAATAATACGGTAGAAGTGGCTCAAGTTTTTAGTAAGCAGCATAAAGTTATATGTGTCTTGAAAAGTGCTAGAACAGTAATATCTTCACCTAATGGGATGACAAATATTAATATCTATGGTAATCCTGGTATGGCAACGGCTGGTTCAGGTGATGTATTGACAGGTATCATCGTTTCTTTATTAGGTCAAGGACTTGATGTTTTTGATGCTGCTATACTAGGAACTTATATTCACAGTAAAGCTGGTGATAGAGCTAAAGAAAGTGTTGGAGAGCATGGTTTATTGGCAAATGATATAATTGATAGCATACCTTATGTAATTAAATCAAGTCTTAGTGAATAA
- the alr gene encoding alanine racemase has translation MKKYERVYARIDLDAIIHNVTNVRKRISSNTTLMPIVKADGYGHGAVPISKELVELGIERFAVATIEEAISLRKNGIDKKILIFGYTPEDMADKLVEYDLIQTIYNLDAAKKISDIACQNNKKMNIHIKLDTGMNRIGFLPNDESISIIKSIYDLPNIIVEGIYTHLSKADETDKDFTNNQLDKFDHFIDELENTGIDIPTKHVANSAGIIDVEGTHKDLVRLGISLYGLYPSDYVNKENVKLEPVLSLISYIIHIKEVKEGTPIGYGGTYITERKSIIATIPVGYGDGYDRLLSSKGKVLIGGKYANIVGRICMDQFMVDITDIPNVKVLDEVVLIGKQGHNEITADDIANIKGTINYEVVCQLGKRIPRVYYKNNKYVSSIDYFD, from the coding sequence ATGAAAAAATACGAAAGAGTATATGCCCGCATTGATTTGGATGCAATAATACATAATGTTACTAATGTCAGGAAAAGAATATCATCGAACACTACATTAATGCCTATTGTCAAGGCGGATGGTTATGGCCATGGTGCAGTTCCTATTTCAAAAGAATTAGTTGAACTAGGCATAGAAAGATTTGCTGTTGCTACTATAGAAGAAGCAATTAGCCTTAGAAAAAATGGGATTGACAAAAAAATATTGATTTTCGGATATACGCCAGAAGATATGGCTGATAAATTAGTTGAATATGATTTGATTCAGACTATTTATAATTTGGATGCAGCTAAAAAAATATCAGACATAGCTTGTCAGAATAACAAGAAAATGAATATACATATAAAACTTGATACTGGAATGAATAGAATTGGTTTTTTACCTAATGATGAATCCATTAGTATAATTAAAAGTATATATGATTTACCTAATATAATAGTTGAAGGAATTTATACACATTTATCAAAGGCTGATGAAACAGATAAAGATTTTACTAATAATCAACTAGATAAATTTGATCATTTTATTGATGAACTTGAGAATACTGGTATTGATATACCAACTAAACATGTTGCTAATAGTGCTGGTATAATTGATGTCGAAGGTACCCATAAGGATTTAGTAAGGCTTGGTATATCTCTATATGGATTATATCCTTCAGATTATGTAAATAAAGAAAATGTGAAATTAGAACCAGTTCTATCACTAATTAGCTATATAATACATATAAAAGAAGTAAAGGAAGGTACACCTATTGGTTATGGTGGAACATATATAACTGAAAGAAAATCCATAATTGCAACTATTCCTGTTGGTTATGGTGATGGTTATGACAGATTATTATCATCAAAAGGTAAAGTTTTGATTGGTGGTAAATATGCTAATATAGTAGGAAGAATATGTATGGATCAATTTATGGTTGATATCACAGATATTCCTAATGTGAAAGTACTAGATGAAGTGGTTTTAATTGGTAAACAAGGGCATAATGAGATTACAGCAGATGATATAGCCAATATTAAAGGTACAATTAATTATGAAGTTGTTTGTCAGTTAGGTAAAAGAATACCTAGAGTGTATTATAAAAATAATAAGTATGTGTCTTCTATTGATTATTTTGATTGA
- the acpS gene encoding holo-ACP synthase, translating into MIKGIGNDIIEISRIEKAIQNERFLEKYFTLNENRLFEDRNLRPETIAGNFATKEAVSKVLGTGFVDFSLADIEVLRDDMGKPYVILYNNARSLAEKLNISRIHVSISHSKEYVIATALGE; encoded by the coding sequence ATGATAAAAGGGATTGGTAACGATATCATAGAGATAAGCAGAATAGAAAAAGCTATCCAAAATGAAAGATTCCTAGAAAAATACTTTACATTGAATGAAAACAGATTGTTTGAAGATAGAAATCTTAGACCTGAGACGATAGCTGGTAATTTTGCTACGAAAGAAGCTGTTTCAAAAGTTCTTGGTACAGGATTTGTTGATTTTTCTCTTGCGGATATTGAAGTTCTACGTGATGATATGGGTAAACCTTATGTGATTCTATATAATAATGCTAGAAGTCTAGCTGAAAAGCTTAATATTTCCAGAATACATGTTTCTATATCTCATTCTAAGGAATATGTTATTGCTACAGCCTTAGGTGAGTAG
- a CDS encoding type II toxin-antitoxin system PemK/MazF family toxin, translating into MVVKRGDVFYADLRPVIGSEQGGIRPVLIVQNDVGNKYSPTVICSAITSQINKAKLPTHVEIEAQKYDLVKDSVVLLEQIRTIDKKRLKEKVCHLEDKVMEKVDKALVVSFGVDT; encoded by the coding sequence GTGGTAGTAAAACGTGGGGATGTATTTTATGCAGATTTAAGACCAGTGATTGGTTCTGAGCAAGGTGGCATACGTCCAGTTCTTATCGTTCAAAATGATGTAGGAAATAAGTATAGTCCAACAGTTATATGTTCAGCAATAACATCGCAAATAAATAAAGCTAAGCTTCCAACTCATGTTGAAATTGAAGCCCAAAAATATGATTTAGTGAAAGATTCAGTTGTATTGCTAGAACAAATAAGAACTATAGACAAAAAAAGGTTAAAAGAAAAAGTGTGTCATTTAGAAGATAAAGTAATGGAAAAAGTAGATAAAGCCTTAGTTGTTAGTTTTGGCGTTGATACATAG
- a CDS encoding AEC family transporter, with the protein MKGHNMDFYTIINQILVLFIVLFLGYFIKKKDIIDEYANKKLASLVIKVTVPCLIINSMMEQIELGAKEILGILGLSIAVYIFMFLMTFIVPRLIGVKKENIGVYKFMIMFSNVGFMGFPVIESIYGKEAIFYTSIYNLPFNALIYTLGIYLISMDNKNNVRFKIKDIFNPAVCAVIIGLIIFSFKITLPYVASQTVRMIAELTTPLSMLVIGASLADIKIKNIFSNSKLYIYSFLKLLVFPILIYMIVRLIGFNDIMAGVPVIITGMPVAANAVIISKEYGGNDILASEGVFISTMLSIITIPLLVFLLSN; encoded by the coding sequence ATGAAAGGACATAACATGGACTTTTATACGATCATTAACCAAATATTAGTACTATTTATAGTGCTTTTTTTAGGGTATTTTATTAAGAAAAAAGACATAATTGATGAATATGCAAATAAAAAACTTGCAAGTCTTGTTATTAAAGTAACAGTCCCGTGCCTTATTATTAATTCTATGATGGAACAAATAGAACTTGGTGCGAAAGAAATATTAGGTATATTAGGTTTATCCATTGCAGTATACATATTTATGTTCTTGATGACATTTATAGTTCCCAGATTGATAGGTGTCAAAAAAGAGAATATTGGAGTTTACAAATTTATGATCATGTTTTCCAATGTTGGGTTTATGGGATTTCCAGTTATTGAATCAATATATGGAAAAGAGGCTATTTTCTATACTTCAATATATAATTTGCCTTTTAATGCACTTATATATACTTTAGGAATATATCTTATATCAATGGACAATAAAAATAATGTCAGATTCAAAATAAAAGATATATTTAATCCTGCAGTATGTGCTGTAATTATTGGATTGATCATATTTTCTTTTAAAATAACTCTACCATATGTCGCTTCACAAACAGTACGTATGATAGCTGAACTTACAACTCCTTTATCGATGCTAGTGATTGGAGCGTCCTTGGCGGATATTAAGATTAAAAACATATTTTCCAATTCGAAATTATATATTTATAGTTTCCTTAAATTATTGGTTTTTCCTATACTTATTTATATGATAGTCAGATTAATAGGATTTAATGATATTATGGCTGGAGTACCAGTAATTATTACAGGAATGCCAGTTGCTGCTAATGCTGTAATCATTAGTAAGGAATATGGTGGAAATGATATACTTGCATCTGAAGGAGTATTTATTAGTACGATGTTATCAATTATAACTATCCCATTATTAGTATTTTTATTAAGCAATTAA
- a CDS encoding YebC/PmpR family DNA-binding transcriptional regulator: MSGHSKFSNIKHRKERQDAKKGKVFTKIGREIAVAVKEGGSDPTLNSKLRDIVAKAKASNMPNDTISRSIKKAAGELGNINYEHITYEGYGPSGIAVIVDCLTENKNRTAANVRHAFSKNSGNLGTTGCVSFMFDKKGQIVIERAEDIDEDELMMIAIDAGAEDFVTGIDFYEIITTPDEFSSVNKAVGEAGYNSVSAEITMIPQTTSNLTDEEDISKMENLIDTLEEDDDVQNVWHNFDEN, from the coding sequence ATGTCAGGACATTCAAAGTTTTCGAACATAAAACATAGAAAAGAAAGACAAGATGCTAAAAAAGGAAAAGTTTTTACTAAAATTGGAAGAGAGATTGCAGTTGCAGTAAAAGAAGGTGGTTCTGATCCTACACTTAACTCTAAACTTAGAGATATAGTCGCTAAAGCAAAAGCAAGTAATATGCCTAATGATACAATTTCCAGAAGTATCAAAAAAGCTGCTGGAGAACTTGGTAATATTAATTATGAGCATATTACATATGAAGGATATGGGCCAAGCGGAATAGCTGTAATTGTAGATTGTTTGACAGAAAATAAAAACAGGACAGCTGCAAATGTAAGACATGCTTTTTCTAAGAATAGTGGTAATTTAGGGACAACAGGATGTGTATCCTTTATGTTTGACAAAAAAGGCCAAATAGTAATAGAGCGTGCAGAAGATATAGATGAAGATGAGCTTATGATGATAGCTATCGATGCTGGAGCAGAAGATTTTGTTACTGGAATTGATTTTTATGAAATCATAACTACTCCAGATGAATTTAGTTCTGTGAATAAAGCTGTTGGAGAAGCAGGATATAATTCAGTGTCAGCTGAAATAACAATGATACCTCAAACTACTTCTAACCTTACTGACGAAGAAGATATCAGTAAGATGGAGAATCTGATTGATACTCTTGAAGAAGATGATGATGTACAAAATGTATGGCATAATTTTGATGAAAATTAA
- a CDS encoding redox-sensing transcriptional repressor Rex encodes MIQKKISTAVIKRLPKYYRYLGDLLENDVVRISSKELSHRMGVTASQIRQDLNNFGGFGQQGYGYNVEYLYNAIGKILGLENKYNTIIVGAGNLGQALANYTNFDKRGFEVKGLFDVNPRLVGITVRGIEIKDLDELEEFIKVNRIDLAILTLPKQKAPKVANDLVNYGIKGIWNFAPIDLKLTNKNVVVENVHLLDSLMTLSYNIKETI; translated from the coding sequence ATGATACAAAAGAAAATATCAACAGCGGTAATCAAAAGATTACCAAAATACTACAGATACTTAGGAGACTTATTGGAAAATGATGTTGTAAGAATTTCCTCTAAAGAATTAAGCCATAGAATGGGTGTAACAGCTTCACAGATAAGACAAGATTTAAATAATTTTGGCGGCTTTGGGCAACAAGGCTATGGTTACAATGTTGAATATCTATACAACGCTATAGGTAAAATACTTGGTTTAGAAAATAAATACAACACGATTATTGTTGGAGCGGGTAATTTAGGTCAAGCACTTGCTAACTATACTAATTTTGATAAAAGAGGTTTTGAAGTCAAAGGACTTTTTGATGTGAATCCAAGACTTGTTGGTATTACTGTAAGGGGTATTGAGATTAAAGATCTAGATGAGTTAGAAGAATTTATTAAAGTGAATAGGATTGATTTAGCGATTCTTACTCTACCTAAACAAAAAGCACCTAAGGTTGCTAATGATTTAGTTAATTACGGAATAAAAGGTATATGGAATTTTGCTCCCATAGACTTAAAATTAACTAATAAAAATGTTGTTGTAGAAAATGTTCATCTATTAGATAGTTTGATGACCCTTTCATACAATATAAAAGAAACAATATAA
- a CDS encoding GntR family transcriptional regulator — translation MSEYNLHEEVTDKYSLRGRVFNKIREDILKGRYKNNEPLKETQISRELGVSRTPVREAIRQLELEGLVTIIPNKGAVVSGIDAKDIQDIYEIRSLIEGLSARWATTNINEEQLESLEEIVYLSEFHYKKGHLDQLYELDTKFHEALYQASHSKILKHVLSDFHHYVQRIRRASISSEERAKKSVEEHKAIVEAIKTGDENKVEELTNLHVKNTLKNVVDHKLMDIIGK, via the coding sequence GTGAGCGAGTATAATCTTCACGAAGAAGTAACTGATAAATACTCTTTAAGAGGTAGAGTTTTTAACAAAATACGAGAAGATATATTAAAGGGTAGATATAAGAATAATGAACCTTTAAAGGAAACACAGATATCTAGAGAATTAGGAGTTAGTAGAACTCCTGTTAGAGAAGCGATAAGACAATTAGAACTAGAGGGATTAGTAACTATTATACCTAATAAAGGTGCAGTGGTTTCTGGTATTGATGCTAAAGATATACAGGATATCTATGAAATAAGGTCTTTAATTGAAGGGTTATCTGCTAGATGGGCTACTACTAACATAAATGAAGAACAACTAGAATCATTAGAAGAAATTGTATATTTATCTGAATTTCATTACAAGAAGGGACATTTAGATCAGCTTTATGAATTGGATACTAAATTTCATGAAGCTTTATACCAAGCTTCACATAGTAAAATACTAAAACATGTATTATCGGATTTCCATCATTATGTTCAGAGAATAAGAAGAGCTTCTATTTCTTCTGAGGAAAGAGCTAAAAAGTCAGTTGAAGAACATAAAGCGATTGTAGAGGCTATAAAAACAGGAGACGAAAATAAAGTAGAAGAATTGACAAATCTACATGTAAAAAATACTTTGAAAAATGTTGTAGATCACAAATTAATGGATATAATTGGAAAATAA
- a CDS encoding helix-turn-helix domain-containing protein, with product MSRNAGYMKKLRKARVERKQCIRCGKPLSQESLIRGVKQCEKCLDYQRKRKLGQISSKVNTTYFYNRQYKKDEIKRKELGNFMVENKITIKDLAKEANLSQRTIQRILYTDANYTKKTKDAINNYLGKELL from the coding sequence TTGAGTCGTAATGCAGGTTATATGAAGAAATTGAGAAAAGCTCGTGTGGAGAGAAAGCAGTGTATAAGATGTGGGAAGCCTTTATCGCAAGAATCACTTATTAGAGGTGTTAAACAGTGTGAAAAATGCCTTGATTATCAACGTAAAAGAAAATTAGGTCAGATTAGTTCAAAAGTTAATACAACATATTTTTATAACAGGCAATACAAAAAAGATGAGATAAAAAGGAAAGAGCTAGGTAATTTTATGGTTGAAAATAAGATAACCATTAAAGATCTCGCCAAAGAAGCTAATTTATCTCAAAGGACAATTCAAAGAATTTTATATACTGATGCAAACTATACAAAAAAAACTAAAGATGCTATTAATAACTATTTAGGTAAGGAACTCTTATAA
- the abc-f gene encoding ribosomal protection-like ABC-F family protein, whose protein sequence is MILSCKNICKAFVTNTVLDNISFWLEKGDKAAIVGINGAGKSTLFKIITNELEADSGQVIINSMTKLGYLSQNSSLSSEKTIYDEMLLTCKDIIDMENTLRDLEIKMSQLSHDSEAMDSLMKSYSNLQHTFEINNGYSYKSNIKGVLKGLGFCEEDFSANISTLSGGQKTRVALAKILLEKPDILLLDEPTNHLDIKACEWLEGFLCNYQGTVIIISHDRYFLDKIVNKVIEIENTHSQIYNGNYSFYIKHKSINEDIQTKHYIEQQKEIRRQQEVIRELRSHGRDKLIKRAQSREKQLQKINMIDKPSYVNDSMHLKLSPRTISGNDVLTATDISKSFDNKHLFSNLVFQIKRGEKVALIGDNGTGKTTLFRIISHQLKQDTGDISLGAKVQIGYYDQEHATLNQNNTLIEEISDAYPNMTSGHIRNTLAAFLFTGEDVFKRISSLSGGEKGRLILAKLMLSNANFLLLDEPTNHLDIISKEILESAINNYTGTVLFISHDRYFINKIATRVLELTPDKINNFLGNYNYVTEKKQEEEKQRLLELENSINSKNNNKQIDTNINSSTKKDWLKSKDQQANKRKLDNQIKKIESEIHELEKIINSIDDQLCLEEVYTNAEKATKLLEEKTNHNTQLESLYEKWEELLVE, encoded by the coding sequence ATGATTTTATCATGTAAAAATATATGCAAAGCATTTGTAACGAACACAGTACTAGATAATATAAGTTTTTGGTTAGAAAAAGGAGATAAAGCTGCTATAGTAGGTATTAACGGAGCTGGTAAATCAACACTATTTAAAATTATAACAAATGAACTAGAAGCAGATTCAGGACAAGTTATAATTAACAGCATGACTAAACTTGGGTATCTATCACAAAATAGTTCTTTATCTTCAGAAAAAACCATATACGATGAAATGCTCCTTACATGCAAAGATATCATTGATATGGAAAACACCCTAAGAGATTTAGAAATCAAAATGTCTCAGCTTAGTCATGATAGTGAAGCCATGGATTCATTAATGAAATCATATTCTAATCTTCAGCATACATTTGAAATCAATAACGGATATAGCTATAAAAGTAATATAAAGGGTGTCTTGAAAGGACTTGGTTTTTGCGAAGAAGACTTTTCTGCTAACATATCCACTTTATCAGGTGGACAAAAAACAAGAGTAGCTCTTGCAAAAATACTTCTCGAAAAACCTGATATATTACTTTTAGATGAACCGACTAACCATTTGGATATTAAAGCATGTGAATGGCTGGAAGGCTTTTTGTGCAATTATCAAGGTACAGTTATAATTATTTCTCATGACCGTTATTTTCTAGATAAAATAGTAAATAAAGTGATTGAGATAGAAAATACTCACTCACAAATATATAACGGTAATTACAGTTTCTATATAAAACATAAGTCAATAAATGAAGATATACAAACCAAACATTATATAGAGCAACAAAAAGAAATTAGAAGGCAACAAGAAGTTATCCGTGAACTTAGGTCTCATGGTAGAGACAAACTCATAAAACGAGCTCAAAGTCGCGAAAAACAGCTTCAAAAAATTAACATGATCGATAAACCATCATATGTAAATGATAGTATGCATCTTAAATTATCACCTAGAACAATTAGCGGAAACGACGTCCTTACTGCAACAGATATATCAAAGTCCTTTGATAACAAGCATCTTTTTTCGAATCTCGTTTTTCAGATCAAAAGAGGTGAAAAAGTTGCGCTGATTGGAGATAACGGTACAGGAAAAACAACTTTGTTCCGTATAATATCTCATCAACTAAAACAAGATACTGGTGATATATCCTTAGGAGCTAAAGTACAAATTGGTTATTATGATCAAGAACATGCTACCCTAAATCAAAATAATACTTTGATTGAAGAAATTTCAGATGCATATCCTAATATGACTTCCGGACACATACGTAATACACTAGCAGCATTTTTATTTACAGGTGAAGATGTATTCAAAAGAATATCAAGTTTGAGCGGAGGAGAAAAAGGAAGATTGATTCTCGCTAAACTCATGCTATCAAATGCTAACTTTTTATTATTGGATGAGCCTACTAATCATCTTGATATAATATCTAAAGAAATTCTTGAATCAGCTATAAATAATTATACAGGTACAGTTCTTTTTATATCTCATGACCGTTATTTTATAAACAAAATAGCCACAAGAGTACTGGAACTAACTCCAGATAAAATAAATAACTTCTTGGGTAACTATAATTATGTAACAGAAAAAAAACAAGAGGAAGAAAAACAACGTTTATTAGAATTAGAAAACAGCATCAATAGCAAAAACAATAATAAGCAAATAGATACTAATATTAATAGCTCAACAAAAAAAGATTGGTTAAAAAGCAAAGACCAACAAGCTAACAAACGTAAACTTGATAACCAAATCAAAAAAATCGAATCCGAAATACATGAGCTGGAAAAAATCATAAACTCCATCGATGATCAATTATGCTTAGAAGAAGTTTATACCAATGCAGAAAAAGCTACTAAACTTCTTGAAGAAAAAACAAATCATAATACTCAATTGGAAAGTTTATATGAAAAATGGGAGGAATTACTTGTAGAGTAA
- a CDS encoding MATE family efflux transporter, producing the protein MVRDIIKNDKHFYTKLFAIGVPIAFQNLITSSLNMIDVFMISSIGDTAVAGVGGANKLYFLLNLFLFGTSSGTGIFSAQYWGKRDVKNLKKILGICLILSVSGGALFSIIAIFFPKFVMNVFATEEPVIREGIKYLRVIGFSYCFTAISFAYIFVLRGMNFVKVPMVITIVSIGINTFLNWVLIFGNLGVEAMGVSGAATATLVARTVECCLLITSVYVLKLPIAGKFKEIFDISKAFVSKYLHTVGPVVGNEVMWSLGVATYSFVYGRMGETVMATMTLNQTIEQLFMVLFFGMSSACAVILGNEIGDNNTERAYRYSKKFIKLTIIISIFISLAVIGSSGYVVTLFNVSEMVKMNSRLCLIVFGIYIPFKSLNLILIVGVLRSGGDTKFTMMIDTGGVWLIGVPLAFLSGLVLKLDIQYVYAFVLSEEFFKLIFAMKRTYSKKWLNNLV; encoded by the coding sequence ATGGTAAGAGATATAATAAAAAATGATAAGCATTTCTATACGAAACTATTTGCAATAGGGGTTCCGATTGCATTTCAAAACTTAATAACTTCATCATTGAACATGATTGATGTATTTATGATTAGTTCAATAGGAGATACAGCTGTTGCAGGTGTTGGTGGTGCGAATAAACTCTACTTTTTACTTAATTTGTTTCTTTTTGGAACCAGTAGTGGTACTGGTATTTTTTCTGCCCAATATTGGGGTAAGAGAGACGTTAAGAATCTGAAAAAGATTTTAGGGATATGTTTGATACTAAGCGTATCAGGAGGAGCATTATTTTCAATAATAGCTATATTCTTTCCTAAATTCGTAATGAATGTATTTGCTACAGAAGAACCTGTCATCAGGGAAGGAATAAAATATCTGAGAGTCATAGGTTTCAGTTATTGTTTCACAGCTATTTCTTTTGCTTATATATTTGTATTAAGAGGTATGAACTTCGTTAAAGTTCCTATGGTCATAACTATTGTAAGTATAGGTATCAATACGTTTTTGAACTGGGTACTTATTTTTGGTAATCTAGGTGTTGAAGCTATGGGAGTAAGTGGTGCAGCTACAGCTACATTAGTAGCAAGAACAGTTGAATGTTGCTTATTGATAACTAGCGTTTATGTTTTGAAACTACCTATTGCTGGAAAATTCAAAGAAATATTTGATATCTCTAAAGCTTTCGTTTCTAAGTATTTGCACACTGTGGGTCCAGTTGTAGGTAATGAGGTAATGTGGTCCCTTGGGGTTGCTACATATTCTTTCGTATATGGAAGAATGGGTGAAACCGTTATGGCTACCATGACTTTGAATCAGACTATAGAACAGCTGTTTATGGTACTGTTTTTTGGCATGTCTAGTGCTTGTGCAGTAATATTAGGAAATGAAATTGGTGATAACAATACGGAAAGAGCTTATAGATATAGTAAGAAATTTATAAAGTTGACTATAATTATATCTATTTTCATAAGTTTAGCTGTTATTGGTAGTTCTGGGTATGTTGTAACGCTATTCAATGTATCAGAAATGGTTAAGATGAATTCCAGATTATGTCTTATAGTGTTCGGTATCTATATACCTTTTAAGTCATTGAATCTAATATTGATAGTAGGTGTACTTAGAAGTGGTGGAGATACAAAATTCACTATGATGATAGATACAGGAGGGGTATGGTTAATAGGTGTGCCATTGGCATTTTTAAGCGGTTTAGTACTTAAGCTAGATATTCAATATGTATATGCTTTTGTATTGTCTGAAGAATTCTTCAAGTTGATATTTGCCATGAAACGTACGTATTCGAAAAAATGGTTGAACAATCTTGTTTAG